A window from Drosophila miranda strain MSH22 chromosome Y unlocalized genomic scaffold, D.miranda_PacBio2.1 Contig_Y2_pilon, whole genome shotgun sequence encodes these proteins:
- the LOC117193217 gene encoding phosphate carrier protein, mitochondrial-like — MFKSIFESAQSSSFRSPFTSVNCQAATPASDLALSKVASPSVSALDDVSPRKHSPNHNFAAAAAAPLGDSCEFGSNKYFLLCGLGGIISCGSTHTMVVPLDLVKCRLQVDPAKYKSVFNGFRVSLAEEGVRGLGKGWAPTFIGYSMQGLCKFGLYEVFKVIYGDAIGEENAFLYRTGLYLASSASAEFFADIALAPMEAAKVKIQTTPGFAKTLREALPKMTAQEGIGAFYKGLVPLWMRQIPYTMMKFACFERTLELLYKYVVPKPRADCTKGEQLIVTFAAGYIAGVFCAIVSHPADTVVSKLNQAKGASALDVAKQLGWAGLWGGLVPRIVMIGTLTAAQWFIYDAVKVTLRMPRPPPPEMPESLKKKLGVTGEQ; from the exons ATGTTCAAATCAATCTTCGAGTCCGCGCAGAGCTCATCGTTCAGGTCGCCGTTCACCAGCGTCAACTGCCAGGCTGCCACTCCTGCCTCCGACCTTGCGCTCTCTAAAGTGGCATCCCCGTCAGTCTCGGCCCTTGACGATGTCTCGCCCCGCAAACATAGCCCCAACCACAActttgccgccgccgccgcagctCCTCTGGGTG ATTCCTGCGAGTTCGGATCAAACAAATACTTTCTGCTGTGCGGCTTGGGAGGCATCATCTCCTGCGGCTCCACACACACCATGGTAGTGCCTCTGGATTTGGTCAAGTGCCGCCTGCAGGTGGATCCGGCCAAGTACAAGAGTGTGTTCAACGGTTTCCGGGTCAGTTTGGCCGAGGAGGGTGTGAGGGGTCTGGGCAAGGGCTGGGCACCCACCTTCATCGGCTACTCCATGCAGGGCCTGTGCAAGTTCGGTCTTTACGAGGTCTTCAAAGTCATTTACGGCGATGCCATTGGCGAGGAGAACGCCTTCCTGTATAGAACCGGCCTGTACTTGGCCTCCTCGGCCTCCGCCGAGTTCTTCGCTGATATTGCCCTGGCGCCCATGGAGGCGGCCAAGGTCAAGATTCAGACCACTCCCGGATTTGCCAAGACGCTGCGCGAGGCTCTGCCCAAGATGACTGCCCAGGAGGGCATTGGCGCCTTCTACAAGGGTCTGGTCCCACTCTGGATGCGACAGATTCCATACACCATGATGAAGTTCGCCTGCTTCGAGCGCACCCTCGAGCTGCTGTACAAGTATGTGGTTCCCAAGCCACGTGCCGACTGCACCAAGGGCGAGCAACTGATAGTCACCTTCGCCGCTGGCTACATTGCCGGTGTCTTCTGCGCCATTGTCTCGCATCCCGCCGATACAGTGGTCTCAAAACTGAACCAGGCTAAGGGCGCCTCCGCCCTGGATGTGGCCAAACagctgggctgggctg GACTCTGGGGCGGATTGGTGCCTAGGATTGTGATGATCGGCACCCTGACTGCTGCACAGTGGTTCATCTACGATGCCGTGAAGGTTACTCTCCGCATGCCACGTCCACCTCCACCAGAAATGCCCGAATCCCTGAAGAAGAAGTTGGGCGTGACTGGCGAGCAGTAA
- the LOC117193091 gene encoding sister chromatid cohesion protein DCC1-like, with translation MLHHIREGQTLHFKDLQQLVARAGFKVWRCHQHIPRTGNANASLERSLNDSTEDDLEVPRTLEQRSVLAVFHEYFECREIKPRLRKLGELLQLTRYSGPENEYCIERKVLLSFQQLLDTVQCSRAQFEDGLRNFRALEFDGHIRVLEYEYGYRIISLMLGLISENSWALDEVERGETISALKSIAPEPVVTGLFDIYTIPSERCPGQFSYQESLVARIVAQNILQPGLRFRNEEFMHSWQEARGHEGSVQDETQMDPGGDGTVY, from the exons ATGCTGCATCACATCCGCGAGGGTCAGACGCTCCACTTCAAGG ATCTCCAACAGCTTGTTGCTCGTGCCGGATTTAAAGTTTGGCGCTGCCACCAGCACATCCCGCGCACAGGCAATGCAAACGCTTCTCTGGAGCGAAGTCTCAACGACAGCACAGAAGATGACCTGGAAGTGCCTCGTACTCTGGAGCAGCGTTCGGTCCTGGCCGTGTTCCATGAATACTTTGAGTGCCGCGAGATCAAGCCCCGCCTCCGCAAACTGGGCGAGCTGCTTCAACTAACTCGGTATTCGGGGCCGGAGAACGAGTATTGCATTGAGCGGAAGGTCCTCCTTAGCTTTCAACAATTGCTGGACACGGTCCAGTGCAGTAGGGCACAATTTGAGGACGGTCTACGGAACTTTCGCGCCTTGGAATTCGATGGTCATATACGCGTATTGGAATACGAGTACGGGTATCGAATAATCAGTCTGATGCTCGGTTTGATCAGCGAAAACTCCTGGGCCCTGGACGAAGTGGAAAGGGGGGAAACAATCAGCGCTTTGAAGAGCATTGCACCAGAGCCTGTAGTGACTGGGCTCTTTGACATCTATACCATTCCCAGCGAGCGCTGTCCAGGCCAGTTCTCCTACCAGGAATCCCTGGTCGCTCGGATTGTCGCCCAGAACATTCTGCAGCCGGGGCTGCGTTTCCGCAATGAGGAATTTATGCATTCCTGGCAGGAGGCCCGAGGGCATGAGGGATCTGTTCAAGACGAAACGCAAATGGACCCTGGAGGAGATGGAACCGTATATTGA